A section of the Streptomyces sp. V3I8 genome encodes:
- a CDS encoding SGNH/GDSL hydrolase family protein: MTARLARAGALVTLLVCAAAVRAPAATAQGPAARHDVVTWGASADRTGDAVPDRSYRLVVRTSVAGDDLRVRLSNAFGDRPVTFDSVYAGLRRSGAELVPGSNRRLTFGGARSVTVPAGATAYSDPLPGRLPAAADLVVSVHTRAAGGPATGHGMAMQTSYAATGDHTGEEGAANWTERTGSWFYLDAVTVRTPADVGAVVALGDSVTDGWQSTGDLNRRWPDYLARRLRAAGGPVAGVANEGISGNKVLADGAGQSALNRLDRDVLSHPGVRTVVLFEGVNDIKAHTGVTAADLVAGYREVVARAHEAGMCVVGATVAPFKGWSEWDTAAESVRQEVNEFIRDSGEFDAVTDFDRVLRSPYDHERILPVFDGGDHLHPNDKGMQAMADSVDLDGLRCDRGATAG, from the coding sequence ATGACGGCCCGGCTCGCCCGTGCGGGCGCTCTCGTGACGCTGCTGGTGTGCGCCGCCGCCGTCCGGGCCCCCGCGGCGACCGCCCAGGGGCCCGCCGCCCGCCACGACGTGGTCACCTGGGGCGCGAGCGCGGACCGGACGGGGGACGCCGTGCCCGACCGCAGCTACCGACTGGTCGTGCGCACCAGCGTGGCGGGGGACGACCTGCGCGTCAGACTCTCCAACGCCTTCGGGGACCGGCCGGTGACCTTCGACAGCGTCTACGCGGGCCTGCGGCGGTCGGGCGCGGAGCTGGTCCCCGGAAGCAACCGGCGGCTGACCTTCGGCGGTGCCCGGTCCGTCACGGTCCCGGCCGGCGCCACCGCGTACAGCGACCCGCTGCCGGGTCGGCTGCCCGCCGCGGCCGACCTGGTCGTCAGCGTGCACACACGGGCGGCGGGCGGTCCGGCGACCGGCCACGGCATGGCCATGCAGACGTCGTACGCCGCCACCGGCGACCACACCGGGGAGGAGGGGGCGGCGAACTGGACCGAGCGCACCGGCTCCTGGTTCTACCTCGACGCGGTCACCGTACGGACACCGGCCGACGTCGGAGCGGTCGTCGCGCTCGGGGACTCCGTCACCGACGGCTGGCAGTCCACCGGCGACCTGAACCGCCGCTGGCCCGACTACCTCGCCCGCCGGCTCCGGGCGGCCGGCGGCCCGGTCGCGGGAGTCGCCAACGAGGGGATCTCCGGGAACAAGGTCCTTGCGGACGGCGCCGGGCAGAGCGCCCTCAACCGGCTGGACCGTGACGTGCTGTCCCACCCGGGCGTCCGTACGGTCGTCCTCTTCGAGGGCGTCAACGACATCAAGGCGCACACGGGCGTCACGGCCGCGGACCTGGTCGCGGGCTACCGCGAGGTCGTCGCCCGCGCGCACGAGGCGGGCATGTGCGTCGTCGGCGCCACCGTCGCACCCTTCAAGGGCTGGTCCGAATGGGACACCGCCGCCGAGTCCGTACGACAGGAGGTCAACGAGTTCATCAGGGACAGCGGTGAGTTCGACGCCGTCACCGACTTCGACCGCGTCCTGCGCAGTCCCTACGACCACGAACGGATCCTCCCCGTCTTCGACGGGGGCGACCACCTGCACCCCAACGACAAGGGAATGCAGGCGATGGCCGACTCCGTCGACCTCGACGGCCTGCGCTGCGACCGCGGCGCCACGGCCGGCTGA
- a CDS encoding DMT family transporter — protein sequence MNILLSVAFVGAWSSGFIGAKLGSGSASAVTLLMWRFLPLALALGVVALTAARSSWRGLGPRELLRQAVVGLLSQSGYLLTVYYAIELGVSSGTTALIDGTQPLVAGALAGPLLGVAVSRTQWLGLGLGVAGVVVVTAADAGAATGVAWWAYLVPFLGMLSLVAATFLDRRSRTDVRPMVSMTVHAVTSAVVFTVLAAVTGGLTPPADGSFWTAVVWLVVLSTFGGYGLYWLILRRSGVTEVNTLMFLMAPVTAVWGALMFGEHFGTQTVAGLALGLLAVAVVHHGGRRDRDQDRDPDRNQDQDQDQDRDRDRDRDRDRGDGRHRHPAPAEALTPRRSA from the coding sequence GTGAACATTCTTCTGTCGGTCGCATTCGTGGGGGCCTGGAGCTCCGGTTTCATCGGAGCCAAACTCGGGTCGGGCAGTGCCTCGGCGGTCACGCTCCTCATGTGGCGCTTCCTCCCGCTGGCCCTCGCCCTCGGCGTCGTCGCCCTGACCGCCGCCCGTTCCTCCTGGCGCGGGCTCGGACCCCGTGAGCTGCTGCGGCAGGCCGTCGTCGGACTGCTGTCGCAGAGCGGCTACCTCCTGACCGTGTACTACGCGATCGAGCTGGGCGTCTCCAGCGGGACGACGGCCCTCATCGACGGCACGCAGCCGCTGGTGGCCGGCGCGCTGGCCGGGCCGCTGCTGGGTGTGGCGGTGTCGCGCACCCAGTGGCTCGGGCTGGGCCTGGGCGTGGCGGGGGTGGTCGTCGTCACCGCGGCCGACGCGGGTGCCGCGACGGGCGTCGCGTGGTGGGCGTACCTCGTACCGTTCCTCGGCATGCTGAGCCTGGTCGCGGCGACGTTCCTGGACCGCCGGTCCCGCACGGACGTCCGCCCGATGGTGTCGATGACGGTCCACGCCGTGACCAGCGCCGTCGTGTTCACCGTGCTGGCGGCCGTCACCGGAGGCCTGACGCCACCGGCGGACGGTTCCTTCTGGACCGCGGTGGTGTGGCTCGTGGTGCTTTCCACGTTCGGCGGGTACGGGCTGTACTGGCTGATCCTGCGGCGCTCCGGGGTGACCGAGGTCAACACGCTGATGTTCCTGATGGCCCCGGTCACGGCCGTGTGGGGCGCGCTGATGTTCGGCGAGCACTTCGGTACGCAGACAGTGGCGGGGCTCGCGCTCGGACTGCTGGCCGTCGCCGTCGTGCACCACGGGGGCCGCCGGGACCGGGACCAGGACCGGGATCCGGACAGGAATCAGGACCAGGACCAGGACCAGGATCGGGATCGGGATCGGGATCGGGATCGGGATCGGGGTGACGGTCGGCACCGGCACCCCGCGCCGGCGGAGGCGCTCACGCCCCGGCGATCAGCGTGA
- a CDS encoding MFS transporter, producing the protein MYRAIKVVGTGVDTSKGSADDIAERHTEDAGPAGPVPAATADPADPREAADPGEAADPGEAADPGVPADRGRSGWRRWAMDARPLRRPAYRRLWSSTIVTAVGSQLTAVAVPKQIYDITGSSAWVGYASFAGLLPLVVFALWGGAIADTVDRRKLLLVTNTGIAVTSLLFWVQAVTGLASVAVLMLLLALQQAFFGLNSPARQASIARLVPKEELAAANALGSTVMQTGLVAGPLLAGALIPVVGLAELYLIDAVALCVTVWAVYRLPALPPLATAAARAGRAGLRGIAEGFRYISLNQVLLLSFLADIIAMVFGMPRALFPQLAAQTYTSYDEGVALGLLFAAVPIGAVLGGLVSGTFSGARRHGLMVIVAVIAWGVAITGFGLSANLWVAVAFLAAAGVADMVSMVFRGAILLSAVTDELRGRMQGVFTVVVAGGPRLADVLHGTAGSALGARTAVAGGGLLVVVSMLVLAATMPALRRYGASA; encoded by the coding sequence ATGTATCGAGCAATCAAAGTGGTCGGGACGGGCGTGGACACCAGCAAGGGCAGTGCGGACGACATCGCGGAGCGGCACACCGAGGACGCCGGACCGGCGGGACCGGTGCCGGCGGCCACGGCCGACCCCGCGGATCCCCGGGAAGCCGCGGATCCCGGGGAAGCCGCGGACCCCGGGGAAGCCGCGGACCCCGGGGTCCCGGCGGACCGGGGGAGGAGCGGATGGCGCCGCTGGGCCATGGACGCCCGGCCGCTGCGCAGGCCCGCGTACCGCCGCCTCTGGTCCTCGACCATCGTGACCGCCGTGGGCAGCCAGCTCACCGCCGTCGCCGTGCCGAAGCAGATCTACGACATCACCGGGTCCTCGGCCTGGGTCGGTTACGCGAGCTTCGCGGGACTGCTGCCCCTCGTCGTCTTCGCGCTCTGGGGCGGTGCGATCGCGGACACCGTGGACCGGCGCAAGCTCCTCCTCGTCACCAACACCGGTATCGCCGTCACCTCCCTGCTCTTCTGGGTCCAGGCCGTCACCGGACTCGCCTCGGTCGCCGTCCTGATGCTGCTGCTCGCCCTCCAGCAGGCCTTCTTCGGCCTCAACTCCCCGGCCCGCCAGGCCTCCATCGCCCGGCTCGTACCCAAGGAGGAACTGGCCGCGGCGAACGCGCTCGGCTCGACGGTCATGCAGACCGGCCTGGTCGCCGGCCCGCTGCTCGCCGGAGCGCTCATCCCCGTGGTGGGCCTGGCCGAGCTCTATCTGATCGACGCCGTGGCCCTGTGCGTCACCGTGTGGGCCGTCTACCGCCTGCCCGCGCTGCCGCCCCTGGCCACCGCCGCGGCGCGGGCCGGCCGGGCCGGGCTGCGGGGGATCGCGGAGGGGTTCCGCTACATCTCGCTCAACCAGGTACTGCTGCTGTCCTTCCTCGCCGACATCATCGCCATGGTGTTCGGCATGCCCCGCGCCCTCTTCCCCCAGCTCGCCGCGCAGACGTACACGTCGTACGACGAAGGCGTGGCGCTCGGCCTGCTGTTCGCGGCGGTGCCCATCGGCGCGGTGCTCGGCGGACTGGTGTCGGGCACCTTCTCCGGGGCCCGCCGGCACGGCCTCATGGTCATCGTCGCCGTGATCGCCTGGGGCGTGGCCATCACCGGGTTCGGGCTGAGCGCCAACCTCTGGGTGGCCGTGGCGTTCCTCGCCGCCGCGGGAGTCGCCGACATGGTCTCCATGGTCTTCCGCGGAGCCATCCTCCTCTCCGCCGTCACCGACGAGCTGCGGGGCCGCATGCAGGGCGTCTTCACGGTCGTCGTGGCGGGCGGTCCGCGGCTGGCCGACGTACTGCACGGCACGGCCGGATCGGCACTGGGCGCCCGTACGGCGGTCGCGGGCGGCGGTCTGCTCGTCGTCGTGTCCATGCTGGTGCTGGCCGCGACGATGCCGGCGCTGCGCCGCTACGGCGCGAGCGCCTGA
- a CDS encoding TetR/AcrR family transcriptional regulator, with the protein MSATDAPRRVPMTPAARRALAAAGRLFYERGIHAVGVDLIAAEAGVTKKTLYDRFGSKDQIVVEYLADRDERWRARLAERLDACPSPRGRVLTVFDVSHEWMDENSPRGCGMVNAHAEIDDPSHPAYAIITGQKRWMLTLFTDLVRPLAPASADTLGRALMLLHEGALVAFGLRIFPGALEQAREQAAVLLDGAVGRAPAN; encoded by the coding sequence ATGAGCGCCACGGACGCACCCCGCCGAGTACCGATGACCCCTGCCGCACGCCGTGCCCTGGCCGCGGCGGGGCGGCTGTTCTACGAGCGCGGGATCCACGCGGTCGGCGTCGATCTGATCGCGGCGGAGGCGGGCGTCACCAAGAAGACGCTCTACGACCGCTTCGGCTCCAAGGACCAGATCGTCGTCGAGTACCTCGCCGACCGCGACGAACGCTGGCGTGCCCGCCTCGCCGAACGCCTCGACGCCTGCCCGTCGCCGCGCGGCCGTGTCCTGACCGTCTTCGACGTGTCGCACGAGTGGATGGACGAGAACAGCCCCAGGGGCTGCGGCATGGTCAACGCCCACGCGGAGATCGACGATCCCTCCCACCCGGCGTACGCGATCATCACCGGCCAGAAGCGGTGGATGCTCACCCTGTTCACCGACCTCGTGCGCCCGCTCGCACCCGCCTCGGCCGACACGCTGGGCCGCGCCCTGATGCTGCTCCACGAGGGCGCGCTCGTCGCCTTCGGCCTGCGCATCTTCCCCGGAGCGCTGGAGCAGGCCCGCGAGCAGGCGGCGGTCCTGCTCGACGGCGCCGTCGGCCGGGCGCCCGCGAACTGA
- a CDS encoding DUF4032 domain-containing protein, producing the protein MALQISATNPEHPALLLDLPWDVPLEEWPEHLLVPLPRGISRHVVRYARAGAEVVAVKELAERPALREYELLRGLDRLNIPAVDPLAVVTGRTDGAGEPLESVLITRHLGGSMPYRSMFETTMRPATMHRLMDALAVLLVRLHLAGFAWGDCSLSNTLFRRDAGAYAAYLVDAETGEVHPQLSPGQREYDLDLARVNISGELLDLEASGALHPSVDPIEFGREICRRYEGLWQELTRTSVYPAGKHHYIDRRIRRLNELGFDVAEMQIGHSPDGDTVTFVPKVVDAGHHQRQLLRLTGLDTEENQARRLLNDLESWMATQDDHAPGDPLAARPEVLAHRWVRDVFRPTVRAIPPDLRGSMDPAELYHELLEHRWYLSERSQHDLDLDAVVEDYVTTILPKVRDTLSPPADAEEDAGTAQAGGTTATGEGA; encoded by the coding sequence ATGGCATTGCAGATCAGCGCCACCAACCCGGAGCACCCCGCGCTCCTGCTCGACCTGCCCTGGGACGTACCCCTGGAGGAGTGGCCCGAGCACCTTCTGGTCCCGCTGCCGCGGGGCATCTCACGGCACGTGGTGCGGTACGCGCGCGCCGGCGCGGAGGTCGTGGCGGTCAAGGAGCTCGCGGAGCGGCCCGCGCTGCGCGAGTACGAACTGCTGCGCGGTCTCGACCGGCTGAACATCCCGGCGGTCGACCCGCTCGCCGTGGTCACCGGCCGCACCGACGGGGCGGGCGAGCCGCTGGAGTCCGTCCTCATCACCCGGCACCTGGGCGGCTCGATGCCCTACCGGTCGATGTTCGAGACGACCATGCGGCCCGCCACCATGCACCGGCTCATGGACGCGCTGGCCGTGCTGCTGGTCCGGCTGCACCTGGCGGGGTTCGCCTGGGGCGACTGCTCGCTGTCGAACACGCTGTTCCGCCGGGACGCCGGGGCGTACGCCGCGTACCTCGTCGACGCCGAGACCGGCGAGGTGCACCCGCAACTGAGCCCCGGGCAGCGGGAGTACGACCTCGATCTGGCACGGGTCAACATCAGCGGGGAGCTGCTGGACCTGGAGGCCTCCGGCGCGCTGCACCCGTCGGTGGACCCGATCGAGTTCGGCAGGGAGATCTGCCGGCGCTACGAAGGGCTGTGGCAGGAGCTCACCCGGACGTCGGTGTACCCGGCGGGCAAGCACCACTACATCGACCGCCGGATCCGGCGCCTCAACGAGCTCGGCTTCGACGTCGCCGAGATGCAGATCGGGCACTCCCCGGACGGCGACACCGTCACGTTCGTGCCGAAGGTCGTCGACGCCGGGCACCACCAGCGTCAACTGCTGCGCCTGACGGGGCTCGACACCGAGGAGAACCAGGCGCGGCGCCTGCTGAACGACCTGGAGAGCTGGATGGCCACCCAGGACGACCACGCCCCGGGCGACCCCCTGGCCGCCCGGCCGGAGGTGCTGGCCCACCGGTGGGTCCGGGACGTCTTCCGGCCCACCGTGCGGGCGATACCCCCGGACCTGCGCGGGTCCATGGATCCGGCCGAGCTCTACCACGAACTCCTCGAACACCGCTGGTACCTGTCCGAGCGGTCGCAGCACGACCTCGACCTGGACGCCGTCGTCGAGGACTACGTCACCACCATCCTGCCGAAGGTGCGGGACACGCTGTCGCCCCCGGCGGACGCCGAGGAGGACGCGGGGACCGCTCAGGCCGGCGGGACGACCGCGACCGGGGAGGGCGCGTGA
- a CDS encoding glycoside hydrolase N-terminal domain-containing protein — MDSTPTGPGATGPDTTGPDTTGPGTTGPSRRRLLSLAAAAGAATALGGLPAFTATAAPRRPTGTPPLKGSSRDRLWWRAPADEHSMIEQGLPVGNGRLGALASNDPGRELLLITDATMWTGGLNDTLDADGQFPYDRERFGSFTLLARLTVDLPDHDLSAVSGYRRTLDLAQGVVTTSYVRSGITYGRQVFASRPDDAVVLHFTQSGGGHHTGSVTLEGTHGETTKGTQSFGAAFPNGLRYGAAVKAYGSGGSVRVNGARIDFSGCRDLTVVVSGGTNYAPDASAHYRDPSLDPERLARTKVAAASAHSADTLLRTHAADHRALFEQLEISLGTSSDEQRSLDTWERIRARARDDVPDPELEAAYLQFGRYLMISGSRGSLPLNLQGLWLDGNDPDWMGDYHTDINLQMNYWMADRAGLSPCFDALTDYCLAQLPSWTKLTHDLFDDPRNRYRNSTGRTAGWTVAVSTNIHGGNGWWWHPAGNAWLCTTLWEHYEFTGSRAHLARIYPLLKGACEFWEARLVTTTLPGTSKEVLVADSDWSPEHGPLDAKGITYAQELVWALFANYRTAAAELKKDTAYAKTVAGLQERLYLPGVSPKTGWLEEWMSPDNLGETTHRHLSPLVGLFPGDRIRPDDSTPPEIVEGATALLTARGMESFGWANAWRSLCWARLKNAEKAYQLVVNNLRPSTGGGNGTAPNLFDIYEVEKGRGIFQIDANFGTPAAMIEMLLYSRPGHLELLPALPEAWAASGSVTGVGARGGFVVDLRWRDGRPEQARIRSVGGRTTTVTYGDTSRTVTLKPGASVTLRDFAR; from the coding sequence CGGCCCACCGGAACGCCGCCCCTGAAGGGGAGTTCGCGCGACCGGCTGTGGTGGCGGGCGCCCGCCGACGAGCACTCGATGATCGAACAGGGCCTGCCCGTCGGCAACGGCCGGCTCGGCGCCCTCGCGAGCAACGACCCCGGCCGCGAACTCCTCCTGATCACCGACGCCACGATGTGGACCGGCGGCCTCAACGACACCCTCGACGCCGACGGCCAGTTCCCCTACGACCGTGAGCGGTTCGGCTCGTTCACCCTGCTCGCCCGCCTCACCGTCGACCTCCCGGACCACGACCTGTCGGCCGTCTCCGGCTACCGCCGCACGCTGGACCTCGCCCAGGGCGTGGTCACCACGTCGTACGTGCGCTCCGGGATCACGTACGGGCGACAGGTCTTCGCGAGCCGTCCCGACGACGCGGTCGTCCTGCACTTCACACAGAGCGGCGGCGGTCACCACACCGGCAGCGTCACACTCGAAGGCACCCACGGCGAGACGACGAAGGGCACGCAGTCCTTCGGCGCCGCCTTCCCGAACGGCCTGCGCTACGGGGCGGCCGTGAAGGCCTACGGCAGCGGCGGCAGCGTCCGGGTGAACGGTGCGCGGATCGACTTCTCGGGCTGCCGGGACCTCACCGTGGTGGTGAGCGGCGGTACGAACTACGCGCCCGACGCCTCGGCCCACTACCGCGACCCGTCCCTCGACCCCGAGCGGCTGGCCCGTACGAAGGTCGCCGCCGCGTCGGCCCACTCGGCGGACACGCTCCTGCGCACCCATGCCGCCGACCACCGGGCCCTGTTCGAGCAGCTGGAGATATCCCTCGGTACGTCGTCCGACGAACAGCGCTCCCTGGACACCTGGGAGCGGATCCGGGCACGTGCCCGCGACGACGTGCCCGATCCCGAACTGGAGGCGGCCTACCTGCAGTTCGGCCGCTACCTGATGATCTCCGGATCCCGTGGCAGTCTCCCGCTGAACCTCCAGGGCCTGTGGCTGGACGGCAACGACCCGGACTGGATGGGCGACTACCACACGGACATCAACCTCCAGATGAACTACTGGATGGCCGACCGGGCGGGCCTGTCCCCGTGCTTCGACGCGCTCACCGACTACTGCCTCGCCCAGCTCCCGTCCTGGACGAAGCTCACCCATGATCTCTTCGACGACCCGCGCAACCGCTACCGCAACTCCACCGGGAGGACCGCCGGCTGGACGGTCGCCGTCTCCACCAACATCCACGGCGGCAACGGCTGGTGGTGGCACCCGGCGGGCAACGCCTGGCTGTGCACCACCCTGTGGGAACACTACGAGTTCACCGGTTCGCGCGCGCACCTGGCGAGGATCTACCCGCTCCTGAAGGGCGCCTGCGAGTTCTGGGAGGCACGCCTCGTCACCACGACCCTCCCCGGCACCTCGAAAGAGGTGCTCGTCGCCGACAGCGACTGGTCGCCCGAGCACGGCCCGCTCGACGCCAAGGGCATCACCTACGCGCAGGAACTGGTGTGGGCCCTGTTCGCCAACTACCGCACCGCCGCGGCCGAGCTGAAGAAGGACACCGCCTACGCGAAGACGGTCGCCGGCCTCCAGGAGCGGCTGTACCTGCCCGGGGTGAGCCCGAAGACGGGCTGGCTGGAGGAGTGGATGTCGCCCGACAACCTCGGCGAGACCACCCACCGGCACCTGTCCCCACTCGTCGGACTCTTCCCCGGTGACCGCATCCGGCCTGACGACTCCACCCCACCCGAGATCGTCGAGGGCGCGACGGCCCTGCTCACCGCACGCGGCATGGAGAGCTTCGGCTGGGCGAACGCCTGGCGCAGCCTGTGCTGGGCCCGCCTCAAGAACGCGGAGAAGGCCTATCAGCTGGTCGTCAACAACCTCCGCCCCTCGACCGGCGGCGGCAACGGCACGGCGCCGAACCTCTTCGACATCTACGAGGTCGAGAAGGGCCGCGGCATCTTCCAGATCGACGCCAACTTCGGCACCCCGGCGGCGATGATCGAGATGCTCCTGTACTCCCGCCCCGGCCACCTCGAACTGCTGCCCGCCCTGCCCGAGGCGTGGGCCGCGTCCGGGTCCGTCACGGGGGTCGGCGCCCGGGGAGGCTTCGTCGTCGACCTGCGCTGGCGCGACGGCAGACCGGAACAGGCACGGATCCGCAGCGTCGGCGGCCGGACGACCACGGTCACGTACGGGGACACCTCCCGCACGGTGACCCTGAAGCCCGGCGCGTCCGTCACCCTGCGGGACTTCGCCCGATGA
- a CDS encoding universal stress protein: MTRPITVGADGSAESLAAVHWAAREAVRRSLPLRIVHAREKSDAEDRTADVREALVRTAGDVAGHHRGLTVTTDLLDGDPVEALIAAAADAGTLVLGSRGHGAIVGFLLGSVGQQVIAGSTRPVVLVRAGDRAESEAAGREIVVGQQGGPGDSAAALEFAFGAALARGAALRVVRAWALPTVFTYSPGSLALADEAGGLEQYERKALAEALRPWLERFPEVKVTEHVEMGSAGEVLLSVAARAQLMVVGRRAHRSAVGSRIGSVAHAVVHHAPSPVAVVPPA, encoded by the coding sequence ATGACCCGCCCGATCACCGTGGGAGCAGACGGCTCCGCCGAATCCCTGGCCGCCGTGCACTGGGCGGCCAGGGAAGCGGTACGCCGCTCGCTCCCGCTGCGCATCGTGCACGCCCGGGAGAAGTCCGACGCCGAGGACCGGACGGCGGACGTCCGGGAGGCGCTGGTGCGGACCGCGGGCGACGTCGCCGGACACCATCGCGGCCTGACGGTGACCACCGACCTCCTCGACGGCGACCCGGTCGAGGCGCTGATCGCCGCCGCCGCGGACGCCGGGACGCTGGTGCTCGGCTCGCGCGGCCACGGCGCGATCGTCGGCTTCCTGCTCGGCTCCGTCGGCCAGCAGGTCATCGCCGGCTCGACGCGGCCCGTCGTGCTCGTACGCGCCGGTGACCGGGCCGAGTCGGAGGCGGCGGGCCGCGAGATCGTCGTCGGACAGCAGGGCGGCCCCGGCGACAGCGCGGCCGCGCTGGAATTCGCCTTCGGGGCGGCGCTGGCACGCGGCGCCGCCCTGCGTGTCGTACGGGCCTGGGCCCTGCCCACCGTCTTCACCTACAGCCCCGGCTCGCTGGCGCTCGCCGACGAGGCCGGTGGCCTGGAACAGTACGAGAGGAAGGCGCTCGCCGAAGCGCTGCGGCCGTGGCTGGAGCGGTTCCCCGAGGTCAAGGTGACGGAGCACGTCGAGATGGGCAGCGCGGGCGAGGTGCTGCTGTCGGTGGCGGCGCGGGCCCAGCTGATGGTGGTCGGCCGGCGCGCGCACCGCTCGGCCGTGGGCTCACGGATCGGCTCGGTCGCCCACGCGGTCGTCCATCACGCGCCCTCCCCGGTCGCGGTCGTCCCGCCGGCCTGA
- a CDS encoding LysR family transcriptional regulator ArgP, whose product MMTDLPLDQVRTLLAVVDEGTFDAAAAVLHVTPSAVSQRVKALEQRTGRVLLLRTKPVRPTESGEAVVRFARRLAGLERDTRAELGMSGAGEPTRLSIAVNADSLATWFLPALTRVPGDLPLCYELRREDQDHTAALLREGLVMAAVTSSPEAVAGCSVHGLGRMRYVPVASPSFVGRWLGGRPGTPLREVLGDVPVVAFDRRDDLQDAFVRTLLHGGEAARGTPHGRRGASAVRHLVPTSEGFVGAVAAGMGWGMVPEVQADPLLRAGRFVRLAPDRHIDVPLFWQQWKLDFPALAAVARAVTAEAAEALDHDARTG is encoded by the coding sequence GTGATGACCGACCTGCCGCTCGACCAGGTGCGGACCCTGCTGGCCGTCGTGGACGAGGGCACCTTCGACGCCGCGGCCGCCGTGCTGCACGTGACGCCGTCCGCGGTGAGCCAGCGGGTCAAGGCCCTCGAACAGCGCACCGGGCGCGTGCTGTTGCTGCGTACGAAGCCGGTCCGGCCGACCGAGTCCGGTGAGGCGGTCGTGCGTTTCGCGCGCCGGCTCGCCGGTCTCGAGCGCGACACACGGGCCGAGCTGGGCATGTCCGGCGCCGGGGAACCGACCCGGCTGTCGATCGCGGTGAACGCCGACTCGCTGGCGACCTGGTTCCTGCCCGCGCTCACGCGCGTGCCCGGGGATCTGCCGCTCTGCTACGAGCTGCGCCGCGAGGACCAGGACCACACGGCCGCGCTGCTGCGGGAGGGGCTGGTGATGGCGGCCGTCACCTCGTCGCCGGAGGCGGTGGCGGGCTGCTCCGTCCACGGCCTCGGGCGCATGCGGTACGTGCCGGTGGCGAGCCCGTCCTTCGTGGGGCGGTGGCTCGGCGGACGGCCCGGCACACCGTTGCGGGAGGTCCTGGGCGACGTGCCGGTGGTCGCCTTCGACCGGCGGGACGATCTGCAGGACGCGTTCGTCCGCACGCTGCTCCACGGCGGCGAAGCGGCCCGGGGCACGCCGCACGGCCGTCGCGGCGCGAGTGCGGTGCGGCACCTGGTGCCGACGTCGGAGGGGTTCGTCGGGGCCGTCGCCGCCGGAATGGGCTGGGGCATGGTCCCCGAGGTGCAGGCGGACCCGCTGCTGCGGGCGGGACGGTTCGTGCGGCTCGCGCCGGACCGGCACATCGACGTTCCGCTGTTCTGGCAGCAGTGGAAGCTCGACTTCCCGGCCCTGGCGGCCGTCGCGCGGGCCGTGACGGCGGAAGCGGCGGAGGCACTGGACCACGACGCCCGGACCGGCTGA
- a CDS encoding DUF4180 domain-containing protein yields MNILRTIHDVPVFLCAAEGEPIGGERDALDVIGEASYQGARWAVVPAARLDGTFFRLSTRVAGDIVQKFANYRLGLVVLGDISHHTAGSSALRDFVRECNRGQQTWFVADTDELARRLGG; encoded by the coding sequence ATGAACATCTTGCGGACGATCCATGACGTGCCCGTCTTCCTGTGCGCCGCCGAGGGCGAGCCCATCGGCGGCGAACGCGACGCCCTGGACGTCATCGGCGAGGCCTCCTACCAGGGCGCGCGGTGGGCCGTCGTGCCCGCCGCGCGGCTGGACGGGACGTTCTTCCGGCTGAGCACGCGCGTCGCCGGCGACATCGTCCAGAAGTTCGCGAACTACCGCCTCGGGCTCGTGGTCCTCGGGGACATCTCCCACCACACGGCCGGCAGTTCCGCGCTGCGCGACTTCGTCCGCGAGTGCAACCGCGGACAGCAGACCTGGTTCGTCGCCGACACCGACGAGCTGGCGCGGCGGCTGGGCGGCTGA
- a CDS encoding LysE/ArgO family amino acid transporter yields MNSALTATAAGFGTGLSLIVAIGAQNAFVLRQGVRRDAVLAVVGICALSDAVLIALGVGGVGAVVVAWPSVLTAVALIGGVFLIGYGCLAARRVLRPAELGMEAEGAGAAGAAGPAGTAGAPGSRRRAVLTCLAMTWLNPHVYLDTVFLLGSIAADRGPWRWTFGLGAVTASLVWFAALGFGARLLGPLLARPSAWRVLDALIAATMIVLGVTLIAGA; encoded by the coding sequence GTGAACAGCGCTCTGACCGCCACGGCCGCCGGGTTCGGCACCGGCCTCTCCCTGATCGTCGCCATCGGCGCCCAGAACGCCTTCGTCCTGCGCCAGGGCGTCCGCCGTGACGCGGTGCTCGCGGTGGTGGGCATCTGCGCCCTGTCCGACGCGGTGCTCATCGCGCTGGGCGTCGGCGGGGTCGGCGCGGTCGTGGTGGCCTGGCCGTCGGTGCTGACCGCGGTCGCGCTGATCGGCGGCGTCTTCCTGATCGGGTACGGGTGCCTCGCCGCGCGGCGGGTCCTGCGGCCCGCGGAGCTGGGCATGGAGGCCGAAGGCGCCGGGGCCGCGGGGGCCGCCGGACCGGCGGGGACGGCCGGGGCGCCCGGCTCGCGGCGGCGGGCCGTACTCACCTGCCTGGCGATGACCTGGCTGAACCCGCACGTCTATCTGGACACCGTGTTCCTGCTCGGCTCCATCGCCGCCGACCGCGGGCCCTGGCGCTGGACCTTCGGCCTCGGCGCGGTGACCGCCAGCCTGGTCTGGTTCGCCGCGCTCGGCTTCGGCGCCCGGCTGCTCGGCCCGCTGCTGGCCCGGCCGTCGGCGTGGCGGGTGCTGGACGCCCTGATCGCCGCGACGATGATCGTGCTCGGGGTCACGCTGATCGCCGGGGCGTGA